CAATTCATCTCACCCGGATGCATCATGCCGACGGATCACGAATGAAATCTTCTCAAATGGTTTGCTGACCGTTTTCCGACAGCGCCTGGCGGCAACAAATCGGATCTGCTTTTAGAAAGGGATATCATCATTGCCCGGACCGGCATCGCCCGGGATTGAATCGTCTGTCGGCGGCATATAGTAGTCACTCGCACCGGCTGAAGATTTTGATTCCAGCATTTGCATATTGGAAGCCACAATCTCGGTCGTATACCGCGTCACATTGTCTTTTTCCCAGGATCTTGTCTGCAACCGCCCTTCGATATATACCTGCCGTCCTTTGGCTAAATATTCACCGCATATTTCTCCCAGCCGGCCGAAAGCCACGACCCGATGCCATTCCGTCCGTTCTTTCTTCTCACCCGACTCCTTGTCTTTCCACTCCTCGGAAGTTGCCACGCTGAAATTAGCAATCGCACGACCGTCCTGCGTATAACGCACCTCCGGATCTCTGCCCAGCCTGCCGATAATAATCACCTTGTTGACGCCTGCCATAATTCCCCCATTCCGTGTGGATGTTAAACAAATGATTGCAAATTAAATAACGCCCTTCACTCATTTGCCTGTTTTCTTAACAAAAGAAAAAACAGAAGTCAAAAACTACAAAAGGCCCGCCTCCTGCAGGCCCTGGCAGAACTCATACACCGTATTGTTGTGAACAATATTATAAAATCTGTGCGGTTTCAATGCACTTTTGAGATCCAGCGCAAAATCGTATCCGTAACACTGGAAAACAGCGTCCCGACAAAACACCCCGAATCCTTGCCGTTATGATGAATGTTTACCGGAACCACATCATCGTCCCAGGAAGGGTCTTCGTCGTCACCACCGCCTTCATAGACGGT
This genomic window from Thermodesulfobacteriota bacterium contains:
- the ssb gene encoding single-stranded DNA-binding protein; translated protein: MAGVNKVIIIGRLGRDPEVRYTQDGRAIANFSVATSEEWKDKESGEKKERTEWHRVVAFGRLGEICGEYLAKGRQVYIEGRLQTRSWEKDNVTRYTTEIVASNMQMLESKSSAGASDYYMPPTDDSIPGDAGPGNDDIPF